Proteins co-encoded in one Cydia splendana chromosome 11, ilCydSple1.2, whole genome shotgun sequence genomic window:
- the LOC134795143 gene encoding acidic mammalian chitinase-like, with protein MYLFVLQLVNDDTLRATLVSNLYNYIDSNGFDGLDLDWEYPAQRGGADSDKEQFVTLVKELKEAFAAKSYLLTAAVAVTQSNIDLSYNVTGLNEYLDYFHLMLYDFYGSWNTETGVNAPLYAQLTDDASLNFNVNNSVNVWISNGATPSKLVLGLGAYGKTFTLTSLNNTSTGAPVTGAGAAGPYVAEAGTYSYYEICEDQVNNAAEWNITEVEGNYVYANKDLFWVGYDNPNTIKAKAQYAKTMGLGGIMYWAVDLDDFSGLCGHKYPLISAGIAGYNCA; from the exons ATGTATCTTTTTGTATTGCAGCTTGTCAACGACGATACTTTGAGGGCAACTCTAGTCAGTAACTTGTACAACTATATTGATTCCAACGGCTTCGATGGTTTGGACTTGGACTGGGAGTACCCTGCACAAAGAGGTGGAGCAGACTCTGACAAG GAACAATTCGTGACTTTAGTTAAGGAGTTAAAGGAAGCCTTCGCAGCGAAATCTTATCTGTTGACCGCCGCCGTCGCCGTCACCCAGTCTAACATCGACTTGTCCTACAACGTCACCGGACTTAACGA ATACCTGGACTACTTCCACCTGATGCTGTACGATTTCTACGGCTCTTGGAATACTGAGACTGGGGTAAACGCGCCTCTCTACGCTCAGTTAACTGACGACGCCTCCTTAAATTTTAATGTT AACAACTCTGTCAACGTCTGGATCAGCAACGGCGCGACTCCCTCCAAGCTGGTGTTGGGTCTGGGAGCGTATGGCAAGACCTTTACCCTGACCAGTCTGAACAACACTTCCACCGGAGCGCCAGTCACCGGAGCTGGAGCAGCCGGGCCTTATGTTGCAGAAGCTGGAACTTACAGTTACTATGAG ATTTGCGAAGACCAAGTGAACAACGCCGCAGAATGGAACATTACCGAGGTTGAGGGCAACTACGTGTATGCTAATAAGGATCTATTCTGGGTCGGCTACGACAACCCCAACACTATTAAGGCTAAG GCACAATACGCCAAGACCATGGGCCTGGGAGGCATCATGTACTGGGCCGTAGACTTGGATGACTTCAGTGGCCTCTGCGGACACAAGTACCCTCTCATCTCAGCGGGCATTGCTGGGTATAACTGTGCTTAA
- the LOC134795145 gene encoding acidic mammalian chitinase-like translates to MAAIGGWNEGSTNFTALVNDDTLRATLVSNLYNYIDSNGFDGLDLDWEYPAQRGGADSDKEQFVTLVKELKEAFAAKSYLLTAAVAVTQSNIDLSYNVTGLNEYLDYFHLMLYDFYGSWNTETGVNAPLYAQLTDDASLNFNVNNSVNVWISNGATPSKLVLGLGAYGKTFTLTSLNNTSTGAPVTGAGAAGPYVAEAGTYSYYEICEDQVNNAAEWNITEVEGNYVYANKDLFWVGYDNPNTIKAKAQYAKTMGLGGIMYWAVDLDDFSGLCGHKYPLISAGIAGYNCA, encoded by the exons CTTGTCAACGACGATACTTTGAGGGCAACTCTAGTCAGTAACTTGTACAACTATATTGATTCCAACGGCTTCGATGGTTTGGACTTGGACTGGGAGTACCCTGCACAAAGAGGTGGAGCAGACTCTGACAAG GAACAATTCGTGACTTTAGTTAAGGAGTTAAAGGAAGCCTTCGCAGCGAAATCTTATCTGTTGACCGCCGCCGTCGCCGTCACCCAGTCTAACATCGACTTGTCCTACAACGTCACCGGACTTAACGA ATACCTGGACTACTTCCACCTGATGCTGTACGATTTCTACGGCTCTTGGAATACTGAGACTGGGGTAAACGCGCCTCTCTACGCTCAGTTAACTGACGACGCCTCCTTAAATTTTAATgtt AACAACTCTGTCAACGTCTGGATCAGCAACGGCGCGACTCCCTCCAAGCTGGTGTTGGGTCTGGGAGCGTATGGCAAGACCTTTACCCTGACCAGTCTGAACAACACTTCCACCGGAGCGCCAGTCACCGGAGCTGGAGCAGCCGGGCCTTATGTTGCAGAAGCTGGAACTTACAGTTACTATGAG ATTTGCGAAGACCAAGTGAACAACGCCGCAGAATGGAACATTACCGAGGTTGAGGGCAACTACGTGTATGCTAATAAGGATCTATTCTGGGTCGGCTACGACAACCCCAACACTATTAAGGCTAAG GCACAATACGCCAAGACCATGGGCCTGGGAGGCATCATGTACTGGGCCGTAGACTTGGATGACTTCAGTGGCCTCTGCGGACACAAGTACCCTCTCATCTCAGCGGGCATTGCTGGGTATAACTGTGCTTAA